TTACAGGCACGAGAATCTTGTTGGCTTCAGTTGCTCGTCAGATTTAACTGGAAGTTGCATTGAAACGACACCTATCTATTCATTGTGCCCTCGGGAGTGGAAACGATGACTGTTTCAGCTCTCGAGGAGACGGACGGCGCAACCTTCCTAAACTTTTGCAGTTACGTTCACATACGAGACGCATGGGTTCCCGTACTGAAAGAGTCATTCCCTATAGCAGAGTATATATAGCGGGTGTGCATTGCGTATAAATGGAGCGTCTTCCTCGTCTCCAATTTCCCTCATTGCCAAGTGATCGAGAACGCCACGATCATGCCCTTCACCGGCGTGTCTGTCATCACCGATGGAAGAGCGCCACGATCTTCCTCGCCAACCGCAAGCAGCAACACCTCCAGCGGCTACCACCTGCTCATAGTCGAGGGGTACTCGCGCACCAAGAGCAGCACACACACGGGAGAGTGCATCAGGTCTTGCCCTTTCATGGTTGGCGGCTACCTTTGGTGCATCCAGTACTACCCCAATGGCGCCAAGTCGGAGAACGCAGATTTTATATCTCTTTATCTTGGTCTTCTTAACAATGACGATGCTGCACTTGCAAGCCCATTGAAGTTGCAGTTCGAGATTAGTTTCGTCGATCAGATTTACAATCAAGAATCCACGCAGATTCGCGCTGGCCAAGTATATGAATTGCCTAGAAGCAATCTATGTGCGGCCTATCACCAGTTAATCAGAGGGACACCTTGGAAAGATCAAAGTACCTTAAGGATGACAGTTTCACCCTCCGTTGTGACATCGTGGTCATTGGCGATGCTAACAGCAGGGACACTGCCACCACTTCTCCGTCCATCAAGGTGCCTTCTTCGGACATGCAACAGCATTTCAGCGATCTTCTTCTGGCCGAGGAGGGAACGGACGTGACGTTCAAGGTCGGCGGCGAGACGATCGCCGCACACCGTTGTGTGCTGGCGGCCCGATCTGCCGTCTTCAAGGCAGAGCTCTTTGGCACCATGAAAGAAGGCATGATGACTACAAGCGTCATACAGGTTGACGACATGGACGCGCAAGTTTTCAGGGCGATGCTTGGGTTCATTTACAGTGACTCGCCGTCGGAgatagaggaggaagaagatgcaGATGTGATGTGGCAGCACCTGCTCATCGCTGCTGACAGGTATGATCTCCGGCGACTAAGGCTGATGTGTGAAAAGAAGCTGTCCGAGTACGTCGACGTGACCACGGCCACGACCATCTTGACGCTAGCTGAGCAGCACAACTGTCGCGGGTTGAAGGAGACGTGCTTGGAGTTTCTCAACTCTCCTGCAAACCTGCAAAAAGTCATGGCGTCCGGTGGTTTGGATAGTCTTGCTGCATGCTGCCCCTCTGTTCTGAAAGATCTCATTGCCAAGCTTGCCAAGCTTAATTAATTAAGCAATAAAAGTATAGTAATATGGTAGTACTTGTCGCTATATATCAGACATGCCGCCAAGAAGTAGTATTTGATCCTTGAGAGATCAGATGCGGGAACTTTTTATATTTTCGTCATATAGTATTTGATCCTGTTGAGATAACAAATgtggaattatatatatatatatatatatatatatatatttattgtGTCAAGGCTTACACGTACTCTCTTTTTGTAATAGAAAAATAGGAACCGTTAAATCTCAGTCGACTAAGATTTAGTCAAGTCTCAATCAacctgttttttgttttttgaggggCAGTCAACTGGTTGTCTGTTGTATTGTTTGTCTGCTTGAAGATTAGTGCGCTGCTGGCTTTGTGTCTACACGGGCCAATTTTGAGGGGCAGTCAACTGGTTGTCTGGTACAGAGATTGGTTGGCCTGCTGTTTGTCTTTGCTTGTCTTTTCCCGTCGGGCTTGGGTTTGCTTGCGTGATGGGCTAGCGAGGGGCTGGAGCCTTTTTCGTTGTCAGTGGCTCTTTTTCGTTTTTGGTTGCGCTGCCATTTTTATTTTTGGTTgtttttcatttttcatttttttggcGGGGGATTTTTCATTTTCCATTTACTCTTTTGTACAGTATGTGTCTGATTTTCTTTCTTATGTTTTCTTTTCTTCCTGTATTTTGTGTTTTTGTCTCATTTTTTaggtatttttttgtttttgatATCTTTTATGTAATGTGAGTTGTGTGAATATTCATATTGCAACCTACAATCGTCTGCAATTGCAAGGGGTACTACGCCACTGCAATTTGGATCGGCTAGGGATGTTTGGCCAGTTGCATGTCCACCACTAGAGTTGCAACTGCATGTGTCACAACCCGCCTGCAACTCCAAGTGTACAACGCGACTACAACTAGAGGGCGAGGGATGTCGGCCAGCTGCATGTTCATGAGTAGAGGTGCAACTGCACGTGTCGCAAGTCGCTTGAAACTGCAAGGGGTATAACACAATTGCAACAGGAGGGGACAGATGTTAGCCAGTTGCATATCCACCACTAGAGTTGCAACTGGATGTGTCGCATCTTGCCTACAACTGCAAGACTGCAACTGGAGAGGGGGAGTTACATGCCCACCACTAGAGTTGCAATTGCATGTGTCGCAACCCACCTACAACTGCAAGGGTACACATGACTGCAACTGAAGGGGAGGGATCTTGGTCAGTTGCATGTCCATCACTAGAGTTGCAACTGCACGTGTCACAATCCACCTGCAACGGCAAGGGATGCACTGCGACTGGAACTGAAGGAGTGGGATGCTGGCCAGTTGcattttcatcactagagttgcaACTACACGTGTCATATCCTACCGCCAACTCCAAGGAGTGCGACGCATTTGCAACTAATGCGgttcaaaaaaaattatttgtcattttttattttttattaaaaatacaaaataaaatttAAAGGTTtaagaaaaataatatcaaaacCTAGAAAAATGATGGGAAACTGGATTGGAAGTTTTTTTTTCCTGAGAAAAAGTGAACCGGGAGGGAAGGTATAGAATTGTTTTGCTAAAGGAATAAAGAAAGAGAAACTAGCTGATTCCTAGCCCATGAGCGACCGCACTTGAGGTTTAGCAAAAAAGAAAGGAACTGCCGATTCCTAGCCCAACAAGACATGTCACGAGCCAGCTGCAAAGGAGAGCGTACACCGCCTGAGCCCACGTACACATGCATGATGTCAGCCGAAGTGTAAGTCGACTGAGACCTAGCCAGACCCTAGAAAAATATGCATGCACTCCTTGATCTGGCAAAAATTGAAATGCGTTACTAGTTTAGAAACTCAAAAGAGATTGCACACTAGGGCAAATACTAAGGGAATTGCTCAATTTAGTCTATATCTTTTTCCAATGATCATATGTAGGCCAAATAAGGCCCGAGGAAAAAAACACATGGCTGCACACAGAACACTGTGTGCTGCCCTGCCTCTACGTCGAGGATCATGGGTCGAGAAAAGCAATTATCCCATGCACGGGAGATCCCGTGCATGAGAGAGCCTTTGGATTTGCTTGGAGATTTTGTGTCATGCATAAGTACTATCATACCTAGTGTGCTCCGGCGTGATGTTGGTTGTGATCCATGGCTGGCCCGGACTTGAGGCCAACCTTGCTTTAGCTCTCGGGTGAGCGTCTCTACACTTTGACGGTTCGGCGCCTTCGAGCCTAGGCGAGGGGAAGGGTTCCCCTTCGGTGTTAGAGAAAGCATGTGTTATGTCATCTCCAGTTCCTGGTTTCAGTCATGTGCCCGACCTATTCTAGCGGATGCAGATCCTCGTGGCTTCTCCCGTAGTCGTTTCAGGGCCTTTGTGTAGTGGGCTTATCCTCAATTAGCTGCACTTCAATGTAATTTTCCGTTTGCTGGTTGTAGGTGTAGCGTTGTTAGTTGTTCTGCTTTCTCCCTTGTTTCCTTTAGCCGTTGCTTTGTTCGTGGTCTGCTTGTActcctggccggttgatggctttgttaattcaaagtcgGGCTCCTCTGAAGCCTCCGTTCCAAAAAAAAGTCACTTTTTCTCTCACGGCATGCTACAAACATACTGTTCACCATCCCATGAGTTTTATCATCGGTTTTGTTTGGCGAGCGGGAGGTCAGAGTTTGATCCATTGGATGGCGAGACACTCGAAGATTAGTGCGCAAGGCAAGAGCAGAGGGGTGACCAACGAAGAAACAGCCATGCTTTGTGTCAGCTGGGCATGTGTGAGATTTGGAAGCACCGGAATGACATCGTTTTCAATGGAGCAACACCGTCGCTCGATAGGCTCACATGGAAGATCGACGGTGAAGGAAGAGCTTGGAGGAAAGCGGGACTACTAAAAGGGGACCTCGATGGTTTCTTCGCGGGATTAGTAGTGTGGGTAGTGCTCGAGTAATTCTGTTTAGATTAAGAGTGTGGTGATAAAGTGGTTAAACTTCCAGAATTGTGCAGTGGTGAATATCTTAAAAGGAGAAGCGGATTGTGCTAAACTGATGGAGCTACTGTCTGCTACTTTTTGCAAGACTAACCACTGGCCATGGCAAATCAGAGGGCTCTCCAGCAAACCTTTTTGATCAGATTCCCCCCTTGGAAGAAAGTGGAAGACCTCATTGAACTGCCTGGATTCTCCCTGCCACAGGATGTGAATGTAACATTAACTGAATGGAAGGGTGGATGTGAACCTTTTGGAGAGCTGGTTGAAGCATGGGTACTAATTGAGGGGATTCCCCCAAAGTGGTGTACTTGGAAAGTTTTTGCCCAAATTGCTTCACTGTTTGGAGTGCTTACAGATGTGGGTTGGATTGGAATGTTCAGAACCTTTTTTGAGAATGTTAGAATTAAAATAGCCTGCAGAGATCCAACTAAGATTCCTTTTGAGAGACTAATTGAGATGAAGAAAAAGTTGTTCCTGCTTGGTTTCACTGTTGAGGGCTTTGAACAGACAGGTGGTGTTGACTCTGTCATTGATGTAGATGAGGATGAAGATGGTAATGAGGAGGATGAGAGAGCTGAGGAAGAGCATGCTGAAAAGGATAATGGAACTCATGGAGAACATGCTTCTGAAGGGTCAGGTGATGGTGATCTGGCCATTGATGAATTAGACAAAGCTAACTTCTCAACCAAATATGGGTCCTCAAATAAGTATGGTGTTCAAAGTTTGGTGGTTACACCTATGAAACATGACCATGATGCTGATCTGGAGGATTTCATTATGAAATGTGCTTTGGCTGTTGTTGACCTTGGTGTTACATCTTCTGATGGACATGAACCTAAATCTGGCTGTGTTGGTAACCTTCCAGAACAACACCAAAATGCTGATGGGGAGGGAAGAGAGGATGAAGGAGTGGTGACCCAAAAAACCCCTCTCCATCTGAGAAGAATGATACATACATAACTCCTGAGAAGAGTGCTGGTAGTATGGAATACTGTGAGAATGTGCTAAGGTCAGTGGATGTATCTGATTCTAAAAATGAGGAGATAAAAGAAGAAGAGTTGGGGGTTCTCCCTCTTGAGTCTGTCCAAATCCTATAAAGTGAGACTTGGAAGAGGTCCCTGGCACAGCCGTGCATCTCGGCCAATGGCCGCCTTGCACCAGGCTCGAGGAGTTTGACCCCCGTCGTCTGCTCGTTTCGCCTCTCGAGATTTGCCTATTAATTCTCCGAGTGGCCGGCGGCGCCTGTGCCATTGCCAATACGATATCACGACGACTGGGCTTCCATCTTCATCTCAATCTGCAGGTTAGCATATCTCAACTTGCAGGTTTGCCTTTTCTCTTACTGAATCGATTCGTCAGTTCGTCACTGCTTTATTTTGCTTGCATACAGAAAAAGTGCATACGAAAATTTGGATACAGATCTTGTACGAGATTCGGCGATGCAGAAAGAGAGGGACAAGAAAAGCACCAAGGGTGTTGGCGAACCTAAGAAGACCATGGATTCTAGTGGTGGCAGCGTATCAAAGAAGGCGAGAACAACAAGCAAGGGCAACACGAACACGGAGCATCCAGAGAAGGAGGATGAAGAGATCTTCGACGTCTTCTCCCTTGAGATGGATACTCTGGTGTGCGACATATGCTTTCATCCAGAGAAGGAGGCATGCCGCTTCGCGCCGTACCTCTGTCCGTTCGACGGCTGCGCCTACCGCGGCCGCCTCCTCTACAGTCACATTCTTGACGCCCACGCGCCAGCCGGCGACGCCGCCACCTTCACCAAGAGTACCACTCCCAACACTATGATCGTCACAGTGACGCTACAGAAGTCGACGCCCTTGCGCGCGCTGCTCCACCCCGACGGCAAGAGCGTGTTCCTCCTGCTCTCAACGGCGGCGACCTCCTCACGGGCCGCTCGCTCTCGGTGGTCCGCGTATGCCCATACGGGGCCGAGGTGGATCAGGAGGCGGAGTCAATATACTTGAAGGTGTATGGCCACCGGCGGTGGTCGTTGTCGGCGTGTGGGGAAGTGCCGTTCGTCCGTATGCTGCAGGGGTACAAGGCCAAACGCTTCCTGTTCGTACCGGACGATTTCTGGGGCTCAACCGGTAGCATGGACGTCATAGTTGTCCTCTGATTGGCGGTGGCCGATGTTTCGTTTCCGCTCGATCGAGAGCATGAGCTGTGTTTCGTTCCCTGACGCTGGTACGTACTAGTAGTTTCATATATCTGCTGAATCCTTGGTATCCTGCCGGTTGTGTATCTTTTGGTTTTCGGTCCTTTAGACGGTTTATTGGTGTTGCCCTGTTACCTTCGAGTTTTTACCTGCTTTTTTTTTTTGCCAAATGTGGGATTATGCATGCCTGTATTCTTATGCTTATGCACCTGCTTACATATACCTCTCATGGAATTGTTTGGTAGTTCTGATATCACTCACCATGTTCTGTCAGTCTACTACTCCAGCATATCATCTCCAGTATGCAGAAGTACTAAATAAAAACTTATCTAGAAAAAGCATATCATCTCCATGTTCTGTCAGTCTACGAACTAGATCAGGACACTTTTGCTTTAGCACCTGCTTACATACCTGTTCAGCCAAGTATATATTACCTTGTATGGCCGGATCATTCTCCAATGTTTTCTTTTGCCAACTTGTACAGCCGTGCTTTAGCACTTCCACAATGTTCGTAGCCCGGTAGTTCTTATTGCCATGTTGTGTCTGTCtactttagtactccctccgtcccaaaacaAGTGACTCAAgtttgtactaactttgtactaaagttagtacaaagtcgagtcacttaatttggaacggagggagtactagacaGTAGTATATCATCTCAAGTCTGCAGTACTAACTGAAAAACTTGAGCTAAAAAAGCATAAATATTTTTACAGGGAGAGAAAGGAATCTTGTAACTCTGAAAATTCGGTCACCCAACTATGAATTCGATCAGGATTTGAGTAAAGAAGCACATCACTATCTATTTTCATGATACAACATGTCACACCATTTCCCCTTAACTTATAAGCCTTGATGCAGATGACTTGCAACAGTAATACAACAGTACAACATTAACTACTACCTCCTCACCTAAGAAAAACAGTAACTACTACCAATTATGTACTACATATGTTTTCATAATCTTCACACCTGTTACCCCACTGCTTCTAAATGAAAATAGAGCACCATTTCAACTTCTCTTTCTAATAGGGAGAACCCATGTCCCTATGATTACAACTGCAAACCCAACACCAAATCCCAATCCAGACAAGAGAAATAACACAATGTCTGCAGGGTTTTCCTTCAAAGGATGAACCGTCGTATATGGTGTTGTCTCATTGCTGCATTTTTTGGATAATGGAGGCCCGCATAACCCATCGTTCCTCATAAATGAGCTGTTGGAAAATAACTCAAAATGAGGTGATCCTGGTATTCTTCCCTCCAGTTTATTGTTGGATAAGTTTAGTGTCCCAAGGAAGTCCAAAGATGCTAACTCTTGAGGAATCACTCCCGTAAGCTCGTTCGAAGATAAATCCAAAGACTCTAGTTTCTTCAAGTGACCAAGCTGGGATGGCATTCCTTCAGTCAAGGAGTTGTGTGACATGTTGAGAATGTTGAGCAAAACAAGATCCCCAATAGCTTGGGGGATGCTACCATGGAATGCATTGTTTGACACGTCAATGTGTATAAGGGTCCTTGCGATCTTTGGAAGTGTGATGGAATACCCTTTGTAAGTGAGTGTAGTGGCGACTTGATATTCTTGTTGGAGCCTTTGTAGTTCAAATGTGTATTTCATCGTTGATATCCCGTTAGCGGTATCGACCATCATGGACTTTAGATTCATAAGCCATTCCTCTGTCAATGTACCGGAGAAGTTGTTGGAGGCGAGATCCAGAATTCGCAGTCTTGGAAATTGACAATTGTTTTTATTATTAGCAACAGATGGTGCCACTTGTCCAAAGAATTCGTTAGAATTCAGGACAAGTACTTGAAGACCAGGAAGTCCACTCATCCAACATGGAAAAGAATCGTTCATCTGATTATTTCCCACATCAAGAACCTCCAACTTCTTGCAAGAAGAGAGAGATCTAGGCAATTGCCCTCGGATCCAATTTCCACTGAAGTCTAGCACCTCAAGCATGCAATTGTTGTTGACATCACGAGGCAACTTGCCTTGAAGCTGATTTTCTTTCAGATTTAGAACCCTCAATGCTTTTGTGTCCTTCATTAGACATGAGGGTATTGTGGCATGGAGGATATTGTAAGATAGATCAAGAAATTGTATCTTTGTACCACAAAAATACGGTAAAATATCCCGAGACAGTTGGTTTCCTGATGCCTTGAAAATGGCAGTTTTTCCAAGTTGAGTAGAAATATTACGTGGCATGGATGAAAAATGGTTGCATGAGTAATCTAGCACACTGCCAGAGGATCTTGGTATGGGTATAGGCCCCTTGAACATGTTGAAGCTGAGATCCAACACGTCTACTGGGCCCAAAGGGAGAAAGCTGTCATAGCCAACACTAGTAAATATATTGTGCGATAAGTTTAGATAGAAAAGGTGTGAATTGCTCCATGTCTCCCAAGCCCACTGTGGCACGACCCCTTGAATTTGGTTGTTTGAAAGGTCAATCACATAAATCCCAGCTAAATGCTTCAATACATTGGGGAATTTACTTATGTTGCAAGATGCTAGCTCTAAGAACTTTATGTTTGGAAAAGACACGGAAGAAGTAATATCTTCTCCGTCTATTACATTTAGTTTTTTGTTTGAGAGCTTTAAGTTAGATAGTTTGGTAATTTCCACAACGAGTTAAGTTCCACTTCGCCACTAAAATTATTCGAATGAAGTAATAGGGTGTCTAGTTGAGTTAAGTTAAAAATACATGGAGGTATTTTCCC
The Aegilops tauschii subsp. strangulata cultivar AL8/78 chromosome 3, Aet v6.0, whole genome shotgun sequence genome window above contains:
- the LOC109769701 gene encoding BTB/POZ and MATH domain-containing protein 2-like; protein product: MPFTGVSVITDGRAPRSSSPTASSNTSSGYHLLIVEGYSRTKSSTHTGECIRSCPFMVGGYLWCIQYYPNGAKSENADFISLYLVNQRDTLERSKYLKDDSFTLRCDIVVIGDANSRDTATTSPSIKVPSSDMQQHFSDLLLAEEGTDVTFKVGGETIAAHRCVLAARSAVFKAELFGTMKEGMMTTSVIQVDDMDAQVFRAMLGFIYSDSPSEIEEEEDADVMWQHLLIAADRYDLRRLRLMCEKKLSEYVDVTTATTILTLAEQHNCRGLKETCLEFLNSPANLQKVMASGGLDSLAACCPSVLKDLIAKLAKLN
- the LOC109769700 gene encoding LOW QUALITY PROTEIN: receptor-like protein 7 (The sequence of the model RefSeq protein was modified relative to this genomic sequence to represent the inferred CDS: inserted 1 base in 1 codon; deleted 2 bases in 1 codon), translated to MACPKPFRLLLLLLQLQLIAVNSLHRPEATFTDHTPASPDQASALLWLKQSFSATNHSTAAFLSWKAGWDCCRWEGVRCRGATGRVASLNLGDRGLESPNLDLLLFELSSLRYLNLARNDFRMSEIPSAGFERLTKLTHLNLSATNFSGQVPPSIGRLTNLVSLDLSFHFEPSIGPFHVDGKFHADITRQGQLTLPNLTAILANMGGLRELHLGFVDLSGQGGEWCTALARYTPNLRVLSMPYSELTGPICGSIAGLQSLSVIDLQHNHLTGPFPEFFVELSSLSVLQLSYNDLHGWVPPSIFQHKRLVTIDLHQIPGLSGTLPNFSADSNLENLLVGNTNFSGSIPSSISNLKSLKKLGLGAQGFVGDLPSSISELKFLSSLQVSGLEVVGSMPPWITNLTSLEVLELSLCGLHGPVPSSICELSKLRILSLYSCNFSGKIPPCIFNLTQLDTLLLHSNNFSGEVELNSLWKLPNXSNLKLSNKKLNVIDGEDITSSVSFPNIKFLELASCNISKFPNVLKHLAGIYVIDLSNNQIQGVVPQWAWETWSNSHLFYLNLSHNIFTSVGYDSFLPLGPVDVLDLSFNMFKGPIPIPRSSGSVLDYSCNHFSSMPRNISTQLGKTAIFKASGNQLSRDILPYFCGTKIQFLDLSYNILHATIPSCLMKDTKALRVLNLKENQLQGKLPRDVNNNCMLEVLDFSGNWIRGQLPRSLSSCKKLEVLDVGNNQMNDSFPCWMSGLPGLQVLVLNSNEFFGQVAPSVANNKNNCQFPRLRILDLASNNFSGTLTEEWLMNLKSMMVDTANGISTMKYTFELQRLQQEYQVATTLTYKGYSITLPKIARTLIHIDVSNNAFHGSIPQAIGDLVLLNILNMSHNSLTEGMPSQLGHLKKLESLDLSSNELTGVIPQELASLDFLGTLNLSNNKLEGRIPGSPHFELFSNSSFMRNDGLCGPPLSKKCSNETTPYTTVHPLKENPADIVLFLLSGLGFGVGFAVVIIGTWVLPIRKRS